The region TCTATGAGGTCCGACCCGGACCTGTATGAGTTCTGACCCGGACCTGTTTGAGATCTGAAACTATCTGAAATCCATCAACTTTTTAGTGATTAGCAGCCTTTCCAACTTTACCAACTCACACAACTTTGTTGTTACTGGGTATTTTGGAGTGAGGCAGGATCATAATCACAGACTGAAGTGATGGTGGCCTATGTAGCCTTTACAAGCTATAGAATTAAGACACCTTGAACAATAAAGAAGTCTGGGATCAGTAGTACGGTACAGTGTTACAGTAGCTGCCACTTTAACATGTAGAAATAACTTCCTGCGAGTTCCCTGAAGAACTGACTGTGTTTCAGCCCTCGATGTTTTCAACCTGTCTGTCTTATGATCACAGCTTCAGCTCCTCAGTTATTTGAGGTAAGAAACTGTTTCCTTTTTGGTGCAAATACGTTTTCCTGTCTCCAACAACAATGACTTCATAATGTTCACATAACAAAATTGTGATCTTGAGACATTAAATCCTGCTGGTATTTTGtgatgaaaaacaacacaatcacGTTGAATGCAGTGTTGCATTGTCTACCACTGTGTCATTCCTCCATCGACCGCCAGGTGACACCAAAGGCTCCAAGAAGTGTCACAGGTGCTCTAACCCTGACATGTCCACCTTCGCTTTGACAAACAGTGTGTCGTCTTTGACATACACAGCGTTCTGTGGAGTTTCCAGCTTGTCAAGAGGAATGAAGCACGAAAATCCAACGGCGACGTTGCTCACGGGCTCGGCGGCAGGTTGCTGGAAGCTTTTGGACGCCGGGTCGGGTCTGAAGCCGAGACTCCGGTGGTTACCGGCACCGCTTTGATccagaacagacagagacacggtCTGTCTGAAAGGCCACGGCAGCAGAGCGTCGAAGTCTCCCGGCATCAAGACCACATAGAGGGACAGGTGAGTCCCTCTTCCCTCGCCGTCCCCGTTCAGGTAGACTTTGACGGCCATTTTGTAGCCGCAGCGTCCGGTGTGGAATGGTACGCTGCTCAGGCACGGcggctgacctttgacctcggCGTCCCTCCTTTTCCTGAAGTCTTGGATCTTCCAGATCAGTTTGCCGTCGTAGGACGTGGCCTCAAGCTCCTGCAGGTGCTGCTTGTTGCGACTGAGCTGAGCAGCGTGGAGGTCCAGGAGACCCGAGTGACGCTGCAGGTTCTGCTCCAAAGTtcctggaagaagaaaatacaaagagTTCTTCCTCAGATGTTGTACCAGTCTCCTCAGCAGGTGTTCAATAGGCAAATAAAGGTTCACATACTGgtctcattttcagtttcaggttAGAAAAATGATTCAGCTTCAGTGATGGGGTTAAAGCTCTAAGCCTCAAAACATACTGGACTGTAAATGACATCTTCTTGTAACAGGAAACACCAGCGTTGGAGTGTGTGGACATAAAGTCCTGCAGGAAACCAGGTTTAATCGACCTGCTCCTTACTGTCAGCGCTGGTTTCTAAAGGTagatcttgtgtttttgttaccCAGGTGTTCTCTGAGGGCCTCTGCTGCCGACACCTCCTGCATCACAGCATCCAGAGACTTTCTgagctgctccagctcctccaggccAGGGAGTCCACGAGAGACCTGCTGGATGTCCAGCTGGACGGTGGACAGGACGTCCTCCTGCCTGCTCAGACTCCtctgatcacacacagacagaggtaaCACGGTTtaatgctgctgctctgaccctGACGACTGCAGGATCCCAGTCCGTCCTGATTGTGTGGACATGTGATTACATTTCCCTCCTGAGATGcagtgaagtaaaagtacagcGTAAAGTACAACTACCTCAAACTGCACATAAATACAGAACATGAGTAAATGGACTGAGTTTCTTTCTACCTTTCTCTTTATCTTCATGGTTAATGAGACTTAGCTTAACATAATTATCTAAATGACATTAATGTAACAGAAACTTGTTCTTTGCAAACCAACTGTAAGAGTTCAGATCCACTGGTGCAGATAAATTTAACCACATGATCGTGACACAGATCGTAGAAagacaggaggagcagagacGAGCAGAGGGGGGACAGCGATTAACCTGAGCTGTAGACACAAAGTGTTCAAgctggctgctctgctgcagtaaTGGACTGATTTTCTTCTGCAGACCAGCGAGCTCGAAACCGTCAGTCtggacctgctgctgcctcagaagagcctcctcctGGAGAACCCCCACCTGATGGAGGAGACGGGTCTCAGGttaatgctttgttttcagaACATTAACACAGTTTAGAGCTGTGCTACACTTCAGGTTCAATCTAACACACTCTGCTGTCATTAGGTAAATAACTAAACCTAATGTAGTCCGATGAAACAGTCCTGCTGTAAACCTTTAGAGGTGCTGATGTGACGGACCTGTTGCTCCAGGCTGGTGTTGCTCCTCAGGACCAGCAGCATGTGAtgattgacagcagcagcttcatgcAGTTTCACGTTGCCTCTTTTATCCTGCGGGACATGAAACTTGTTGTCAGGTGACAGAAAAACGCAGAACTGACTTCATCAGAAGTGTTGATGTCGGCTCTCAGGTGCGTCGTCAGGTGaacacacctgcacagagcAGCCAAACTTCTTATAGGAGCAGTCGACGTGAACCTCGGGACACGCCTCTCTGTGCTCCGTCagctgaaagagaaacacacacacaacatgtgtataatatataatgtataatactcgactctgattggtcagttaTGACTTTCTCAGGTCACAGACGTTCACAGTAACGTCGTCCTGTGATGATGCTGATGGTTTCTGCAaccttaaataaaataaagctgctTAGAAACCACAGAACTGGCTGGTCACTGTATCTGCAGGCTCATGGGGTGAAGGACAAGCTCACCTTGTGTCTGGGAACCTTCTGAGAGCAGCTGTCGGGACAGTCCACCTCCACATCTGGACACAAGCTCTGCACGTGATCCTACACAACACAGAGTCACCACAAACGCATCATGGATTCATGGCGGTCACGCGTGTTTTATTTGTAGTGGAAAGTCTCAGTTAAAGTCTTGTCAAAGAGCAACATCGctgcagtttcacttcatttcccGCATTAACTCTGGTTCAGAGCTGCAAGGTGGAAATCCTCTCCTGAAAGAAAGTCCTCGAACCTGCCGTGAGAAAGCTGGACCAAGACGGGAACGCACTGGAACACCGGCTGGGTTCTATCAGAACAGACCAAACCCACCTGGTTCCACACTGTTTGGACATGACTTTACCTGGAGGAGGCTGAGTTGTTGTGGTAGCCTGCAGTGTGGGCAGGGCTCCGTGCGGTGAGGACAGGCGTTGGTCAGgtgtttctgcaggtgtctccTCTGTAGCACCTCCCTGCAGCCTGGGTTGGTGCACTGCAGCTGCTCATACTGACACGACCTCAGATGGTCCTGCAGAAGACGAaatgatttaagaaaaaaagactgtgtgtgttcatcaggtGAACGGCTGAGTTTAGATTTATCCATCTGTTAGGATGtcgtgtgttctgtgtgtgttccagccgcctgctggtgctgctgctgtgacacgTTGTGTCCACCCGAGTTGCAGTTTGTGTGTCATTTGTGTTTGGAAGGTGTGCCTCATTACACCTGCGTTTAAGGGCGGATCATGCAAATACTGGTCAGCTCTGTACATGAAGTCTACCTGCAGGTGGTGTAACGTGATGACGGAGGCGCATGCCGGGGAGTTGGTGCAGAACACTTCCAAGCTGGAGATTTCTCGTTTGCAGCAGTTGTCCTGGAAAACCTGCAGGGACAAAAGTCTTAGTCAGCGTCTTTTTAAAGGTCAACAAATCCCCTGAGCGGAGTTGGACCAACGCTGGACTTCTCCAGCTAAGAAGTACTGTGTCCGTGTCCACAGCCTGATGTCTCTGATCCCTCTGAGCCACAGACCTCCgttaaaacacatcagtaaaccacactgttacaccgggtcacatgttccttcatcaccatcaaaacacacacacacacacactagtttattctgactcagtcacacacacacacacaccatcctggATTAATCCGCTGCTGTAAATAGTCCCCAGATGAattatttcctcctgtttgtctgttttaggAAAAATcactgagcctttttaaaaatgagactAAATATCTGtgaggtgtttttaaagacatacGTTAGTGGTTTGGGTCTGAACATTTGTTgtcaataagaaaataattcagttttatttatacagctgcTTCCACAATCAGAATGGtatcaaagcgctttacagagacccagagtctgaccccagatcagcacttatGCCGGTGGTGATGATGTGTTGCTGTATGTTGTGTGAGCGGTTCTGACCTCAGCTGGTGTGATCACAGCTCCATCCACTGGACAAACTGGGCTGGACGGTGATGAAGTctccctgaaacacaaagcagactGGAGTTCCTACCACGAACCCACAGAGCACGTTGGTTGTCACTAACAACACAACTGTGACACTGGACACGTGTCCAAACCACTCTGGAGACGAACCCAGTCGGCTGCTGTGCTGTTCTACTACGTTTCGTCTTCTTCATCAAGAAGAACAGATGGttaatattacattacatacaaCACCTGGACAGGTGTGGAGCAGTACACTGTGGTGAATTGTGGGATACACTCTGATTACCGCGGTGCAGCAGGTTTGGGTTAAGTGACATGGGACACACCTGCTGTCAACCGGTCTATGACTACCTGTCTGCTCATGAACATGCATTGgactgtgtcactgtgcagtgtgtttaaggtggactgtgtcactgtgaggtGTGTTTAAGGTGGACTGTGTCAGTAAAGGTGTGTTTTATGGTGGTCTGTTTGagtatgaatgtgtttttaaggTGGACTGagttagtgtgagtgtgttttaaggTGGCATGGCTCTTACAGCAGTCCTTGGAGGCAGTGGAAGCAGTAGATGTGTCCACAGGAGTTCTGCTGGGGGTTGAGCACGACTCCTTTGCAGATGGGACAAACAAACTCCTCCTTCAGCTTCACCACAAACTTCAGGGAATGCTGGATGGAGGTCAGCTCCGACTCCCAGGAGCCCACGGGGCCCGTCGACCTCATCCTGGACTCCTCTGACCCTAGCCTGGACTCCTCTGACCGCAGCCTCGACTCCTCGGACCCCCTCACCGACTCGTCAGACTGCAAACTGGACTCATCAGATGCTCCCAGCTTTGTGTCTGCTGTGGCCATCAGTCTGCAGGAGGACAGGTCAGACAGGATTTAACAAACTTCATTctggttctgttttttgttgttgttgttgtttgtgtgagtgttggtTAAATTGGTTTGTTGTGTTCCTTCGTGTTCTCCTGTTCCCTTTAGGAACATATCATGATACATATTGGGACCTATAATCACTTATGGTGCTTTCTAAGGATCTGAGCCATAACTCTGCTTTAAGTGCGTCCTGTCCAGGTTTGTCCAGCACTTGACAGGCTCCACCAATCAAATGGTTTCGTTAGGTTTCCTCATTGGTTGACATTTAACTCAGTGGCGCAGAACTCAGGGCCTAAGATCTGATTATAAACCATAATAGTTTAAGGATTATCCACATTGCCTTGTGATGTTCGGCCAAAACCAGTAGTTTCATTTAGGTCTTTCGTCTCTAAAGTCAGTGTCCTCTGACAGTCCAGCTGCTTAAACCAGGACAACGGGTGAAGGACCTGATCCACATTTTGCTTCTCAGACTATGAAGAGGCTTCAGCCCCACCCTCTGATTGGAGGTTGTACCTGTAGCTGGAGAGCACAGGCCAGACCAACCGTGAGGGGGCGCCACTGAGGCCGCACACACCTGTGTGCTGTgcccaaggggggagttgttggtttcagcagtgaggatcacttccgcgttcaaaaagctgcagttcttcGGCTGCCTCCAGAAGCGAGCAATTCTCCactgacccccatgttaaaatagccaactttacagcctaaaaaacgtatttacagcctggtacatattttgtttttggtttgttgtagtgtagactgtactaaccgaccgtcgaaggagtctgtgctgcagtttttcggtaagtaaatttctcgctattttacctggatgtttgcactaattagcatgtattagcatattttgccgctagcttatgacttaattgccgatttctggtcgctgctgatacagatagaggaccggagcagctaatggtAGGAACGctgtttattgcgggaatactaggctacaattttatttcgtctcatttttctgcttAAAAAGTCCGACACTGCAtagacagagcagctccgtcacctgaaacctctctatctgaaacagtcatgtttaaaacacagcagcattatgatctctgttgtatgctgtgtgtcgcggttacacggggtcacgttagtcgggtcggactcggggatgtggtgtggtggatgtagctgcgtgtagctgccgcttagcttgttagcctagctgattagctgattagccttaggctagctcggttgctccgagctaagtggccgggttctcggccggctgacccgtagagtaaaaCCGcatcttcgccaaatatggaaagtacactcccactaaaatccaagatggcgcaggtCTAATGTCCATGGTTTGGTCATAAAACCGagtccccgaaaccaatgggtgacgtcacaggTGCAACGTCCATGTTTTCAGTGGCTGTGCCTCGAGCTGTCAAATGTACTGtggtaataaataaaatccctctgaaatgttgtggagaCAAATTTTAAAGTACCTCATATGTATTATTATCTTAAAATCTTGACATCACCTGTCACTCAACAGTCATCCTTACCTGTGTGACGTCATCCCCGTGGGAGTGGCTGAAAGTGAAACGGagactgtgtgctgtgtgtatggTAACTCAGTGTCCCCGCTAAACCCAGAGACCCTGGACGAAGACAGAGCGGGTCCCGGTGGGTCTGAGGCTCTGCCGGGCTCAGACGGGCTCAGGCGGGCGGATTGTGCCTGAGTGTTCCTGGGTCAGCTTTCCCTGATGCACCGTCCTCCGCTCAGCAGGCTCCTCTGAGACGCTCATCCTGAAACCAAAACCGCGAATAACTCCGAGTAAAACCTAATCTAACCGATGAAAACCCGCGTGAGCTGACACCGGACGTTACGGCTGTGCGCGCCGCCGCACGTGCTGATGATCGGCGCCGGCACACGTGCGCAAACACACACGGCGACGTTTCTCTCCGGTGATAATAATGAGCATCGTTTATTAACATCGTGCCGCGAACAGATCCGGTAAAACGGGTCTAAAAGAGACGGAGGTCCGTTAGGTGATctgtgaggaggagaggctgcGGGGAATCCCCGCTGCCGGTGTCGCTGGGCTCGGTCTCAGCAAACCGAAGCCTCTGATGGAGGTTTCACCGAATTTAAATCAATTAAAACAACATCTGAAACACTCGGACTTTCTCTGATCAGGTTTCAGCTCCTCATGCTCCCGCGGAGCACCGGAGCTCCTTTACTTTCAGTTTGCGCGGACAGTCGGTGCATCGGTCAGAGTTCAGCTTTCAGGGGATATTCTTACCTCAGTCAGAGAAATCCCGGCGAAATCCCCGAAAACAGCTCCACCCTGCTGCAGCCAGCTGTCCCAGCTGATCGGTGTTATTGATCAGGATCGATTATCTGTGTTCGGCAgagcagccgcagcagcagaggaggaaattcTAACTGCAGGAAGTGACTTAACATCAACAACCTGCCGCTGCCGCTGTTATAAACGCTGCGTGGAAACAGGTCAGTGAAACaggaataaagaaaataagcagCTGGAAGATCAGATCCGTTCAAAGCATCAGAGTTTTATTATAAACCATCAAAATGTTATTCAAAGTACTTATGCAGAAAGTAGGATTAAATTATTAGGGTGTAATTATTGatgcatcagtgttttcatcacTGAATGTTGCAGGGGATCAGTACAGTCTCATCTTAACCTATAATAATTAAATCATAattactaataataatgatgaaaatcatgacgaagcaaaaaaaaagtacctcaaTATTGTACTTCAGTACAGTACTACTTTAcagagtaaatgtacttagttactttccaacACCAGACTGTCCTGGACCATCGTCTGGTTTGTCTTTCAGAGGAAAACTGACCgtgagcagaggtggaggacgTCCTCTACATGATCAGACTGTGAATCCATCTCAAACTGAAAAGTAACTAGAAGCTAGTTTACACGttttcaaatattcagctttttaCTCCAGACAGCACATGGAGTTATTTCACACATTAaggtgaaacaaacacaaccagTGGTGGAACGTAACGACGCGCATTTTCTCATGTCGGCTGCTGCACTGTACTTTCACTCCACTACATCTGAAAACTTTAGTTACTTTTAAGATTCAGATGAATTCAGAATATAATCATCAAATAAATGACGGCGTGTTATTGTAGCTTAAGATCGGACAAAACTTTATTGAGGGAAACTCACAAGCAACAAGTGATTTGAAAGAGCCCAGCTGTACCAACTGCAGCGTTACAGTGATGGACACCTCAGTCTTTACTGTTACTTCAGTAGTTTCTTTACACCGTGGTACTTTGTGGTGCTTTTACCTAAGAAGAGGTTATGAGTTCCTCTGCCACCACAACATATgatgcatttataaaatgtgagaACAGACTGAAACAGTCAGATGGTACAAATGTAGTTTTTAATGAGAACGACCAACAACCTCAGAGTGAGACATCTCAGCAGCTTCATCGAAAAACATCAATATTTTACAAGTTCTACGGAAACTCAAAGGACTCTATGTATGACTCTATGATTCCAGTTACATTTAATGCCGTGATACATGTTTGTCCAAAAAGCATTAAGAGCACTTTCACAATGACTTTTTCACATCAAGTCCAAACTGGTAGCACCAGGTATaagaagaataaataataaaaagacagactgacagacagcatATCTGAAGCTCGGAGTCCAGGGGACGGTGAAAcggttttcagttttcacatgAATCTTCAAcatgtagaaaaaaacaacagctacTCTGAGAACATTTACcccaacaacaaaacaatgacaagaAAAGTGagggacatttttcatttagctgACAGAGACGTTTCCACAGATCCTGAAGGACATCTGAGTGAAACTTTAGTGTtttaaaaagcatcaaatcaACTATAAAACCAAATGTACAGCAGCTGTTCGTCAGTTACCAAACAATTTATGGACCGTGGGTTAAAAACGATTCAAATAAACACCAAACTGTACAAACTGATGTCTGATGCTACTGTACACAACACTGAGGCCTTCAGTTTAATCTCCATCTGTCACCATCTGTACAACACTGCTGACAGTCTTTTCttcttgtcaacaaatcccacgTGCAGAACCAAAGACACTGAAACGCTCctacaaacaggaagtgtgtcaAAGCCCGATCAGCCtcattcctctgagccagagaTCACATTAAAAATATGTCACATGTGCAATGTCCAGCCCACCACAACCACAATTCTCACTTGAGCacaaaatgtggattaatccacagctgaaaatagtcctcgGAAAATGAACCATTCCTCCCACAGaaagcagctgttttaggaaactcatcaaactttaaaaaaaaaaaagaaactttataTTTGTGAGATGTTTTTAAGGATTTACGTCTGCACATGGGATTAGCTGACAATAAAAAAGATAATGTCACCAAACTGATCCTTTAAACACTACGCTAACAGTTTACAGTCTTGCTTGCGTTTCCAAGAGGCTGCAGAGTTCACTACAGTCGCTAAATAAACGAGCAACATCCTGATGATTAATTGTTTCTTAGAGTCTCACCACAAAATGTTCTAAAAATGTTAAGTGGACAAACTTAACATTAAACTGTCATTCTCACAGCAGGGATGTGACGTCACTGGTTCAAGTTCCAGTACTGTTTTTGTGCTGATTAGCAAATGCTGCCATGCTACCATGTTAAACTACGAtagtgaacatggtaaacattacacctgctaaaCAACAGAAGTTAGAACCAGTCATTGTGTacattagcatgctgacattagcattcagcTTGAAGCACAGCTGTGCCTAAGTAAGGCTGCTAGCacggctgtagactcttagtcttgtagTCAAAAGGCAGTTTATGAAACTGACTAAATCACTGGCTTAGAAAGGTTTTACAGGTACACCTGTTTTACAGGTTTTAAAGGTTTTACAGGTACAGCTGTGTCGTCTTAGTTTGTGTGAACCCTGTGGGATGCCACATGTCTGTTGAGGATTAGTTGATGACTGGAAGGACATCATTTAATAA is a window of Toxotes jaculatrix isolate fToxJac2 chromosome 4, fToxJac2.pri, whole genome shotgun sequence DNA encoding:
- the traf5 gene encoding TNF receptor-associated factor 5, with the protein product MATADTKLGASDESSLQSDESVRGSEESRLRSEESRLGSEESRMRSTGPVGSWESELTSIQHSLKFVVKLKEEFVCPICKGVVLNPQQNSCGHIYCFHCLQGLLETSSPSSPVCPVDGAVITPAEVFQDNCCKREISSLEVFCTNSPACASVITLHHLQDHLRSCQYEQLQCTNPGCREVLQRRHLQKHLTNACPHRTEPCPHCRLPQQLSLLQDHVQSLCPDVEVDCPDSCSQKVPRHKLTEHREACPEVHVDCSYKKFGCSVQDKRGNVKLHEAAAVNHHMLLVLRSNTSLEQQVGVLQEEALLRQQQVQTDGFELAGLQKKISPLLQQSSQLEHFVSTAQRSLSRQEDVLSTVQLDIQQVSRGLPGLEELEQLRKSLDAVMQEVSAAEALREHLGTLEQNLQRHSGLLDLHAAQLSRNKQHLQELEATSYDGKLIWKIQDFRKRRDAEVKGQPPCLSSVPFHTGRCGYKMAVKVYLNGDGEGRGTHLSLYVVLMPGDFDALLPWPFRQTVSLSVLDQSGAGNHRSLGFRPDPASKSFQQPAAEPVSNVAVGFSCFIPLDKLETPQNAVYVKDDTLFVKAKVDMSGLEHL